The stretch of DNA GCTGCTCTGCCGGTCCAACTCCTTTCCGTGCAGCCGGATCTCGCCCGAGTCCGGCCGGTGGGCCCGGACCAGGGCGCGGGCCAGGGTGGACTTGCCGGAGCCGGATTCGCCGACCAGGCCCAGCGTCTCGCCCGGGTGCAGGGTGAGGCTGACGCCGTCCAGGCCGGTGGTGCGCCGGCGGCGCGGGCCGTAGGTCTTGCGCAGCTCGGTGACGGTGAGCACCGGTTCGGGGCCGGGGGTGCTGTTCGCGGCGGCGGCCGAGCGGGTCTCCAGGCGCGGCACGGCGGCCAGCAGGGCCTTGGTGTACGGGTGTTGCGGGGCGGTGAGCAGATCGGCGGTGCGGCCGCGTTCGACGATCCGGCCCTCGCGCATCACCAGCAGCCGTTCGCAGGTCTGCGCGATCACCCCGAGGTCGTGGCTGATCAGCACCAGGGCGGTGCCGGCCGTCCGGTTGATCCGGGCCAGCAGCCGGAGGATCTGCCGTTGCACCGTCGGGTCCAGTGCGGTGGTCGGTTCGTCGGCCACCAGCACCTCCGGGTCGCCGGCCAGCGCCAGCGCGATCATCACCCGCTGGCGCTGACCGCCGGAGAACTGGTGCGGGTGGTCGCGCAGCCGCCCGGCCGCGTCCGGGATGCCCACCAGGTCGAGCAACTCGATCGCCCGGGCGGCTCGTTCGCTCTTGGTGCGGTGCGACCCGTGGGCCCGCAGGGCCTCGTCCAGCTGGCGGCCGATGCTCAGCACCGGGTTGAGCGAGGACATCGGGTCCTGGAAGACCATCGCGATCCGCCGGCCCCGCACCTCGCGCAGCTCCGCCTCCGGCCGCCCGGCCAGGTCGGCGCCGTCCAGCAGCACCTCGCCACCGGCGATCCGGCCCCCGGCCGGGAGCATCCGCAGCAGGGCGAGTGCGGTGGTGGACTTCCCGGAGCCGGATTCGCCGACGATGCCCAGCGTCTCCCCGGCCCCGAGCTCGAACTCGGCCTCGCGGACCACCGGGGTGCCGCCGAACTCGACGGTCAGCCCGCGTACTTCGAGCTTGGGTACGCTCAGGCCCTCGGCCGCCGGGCTGCCGCTCACCAGGGTCGAATCTGTCACGGTCACTGGCGGATCCCCCTGTTCAGGGCCTCGGCGATCAGCGTGAAGCCGAGCACCAGCGCCGTCACCGCGATCAGCGGGGCGGCCGGGAAGGTGGGGTGGGTGGCGAGGTAGGCCATCGACTGGCTGAGGATGCTGCCGAGGGAGGGGTCCGGCGGGCGGATGCCGACGCCCAGGAAGCTCATCGCGCCCTCGATGAAGACGGCCAGCGAGAGGGCGATGGCGCTCTGCACGATCAGCGGGTCGACCGCGTTGGGCAGCACGTGCCGCAGCAGCACCCGCAGCCGGGAGGCGCCGCCGACCCGGGCGGCCAGCGCGTAGTCGCGCTCGCGCTGGGCCAGCAGGCCGGTGCGCAGCTGCCGTCCGAATCCGGGGATCTCGGCCAGCGCGATGACGATCACCACGGTCCAGCGGCCGGGGCCGAGCACGGCGGTGACGGCGAGGGCCAGGATCAGGCCGGGGAAGGCGAGCAGCAGGTCGAAGACGCGCTGCACGGCCAGGTCGGCCCAGCGGGAGGTGGCGGCGAGCAGGGCCAGCGAGCAGCCGAGCAGGGCGCCGATCGGCACGGCGGTGAGGCTGATCAGCAGATCGGTACCGATGCCGTGCAGCACCCGGCTGAACAGGTCGCGCCCGAGGTCGTCGGTGCCGAACGGGTGGGCCGCGCTGGGCCCGGCCAGGGCCAGCGGGCCCTGGGCGGTCGGGTCGGTGGCGGTGAGCAGCGGGGCGAGCAGCCCGGCCAGGGCCACCAGGCCGACCAGGCCGAGGCCGGTGAGGCCGCGGCCGGTCCGCAGGCCGGCCAGGTACGGGTTGCGGCGCCGGGGTTCGGCTGCCGTGGGGGCGAGCAGGGTGGTCATCGGGTCACTCCCACCTGACTCGGGGGTCCAGCCAGGTGTGCACCAGGTCGGTGAGCAGCTGGACGGCGACGTACGCGGCGACGAGCAGCAGGAGCAGGTCCTGCACCACCGGGTAGTCCCGGCGGGTCACGCCCTGCTCGGCCAGTTGGCCGAGTCCGGGCCAGGCGAAGATGGCCTCCACCAGTACGGCCCCGCCGAGGAGTTGGCCGATCTGGAGGCCGAGCACGGTGAGCGCGGCGGGCAGTGCGTTCGGCAGGGCGTGCCGCCAGACGATCCGGCGGCGGGAGATGCCGAGGGCGGTGGCGGTGCGCACGTAGTCCTCGCCCAGGGCCTGCTCCAGGCTGTCCTTGAGGTAGCGGGCCAGGATCGCGGCGCTCGGCAGGGCGAGGCAGACGGCGGGCAGCAGCAGGTACTGCAGGCCGATGTCCGGCTCGTCGAGGATCGACTCGTGCCCGCCGGCTGGCAGCAGCCCGAGCGTGACGGCGAAGACCAGCACCAGCAGGATGCCGGTGACGAAGGGCGGCACCGCCAGCACCGCGGTGGTGACGGCCCGGACCAGCGCGGCCACCGGCCGGCGCTTGGTGACGGCCCCGGCCACCCCGAGCGGGAGGCCGATGCCGACCACCAGCACCAGCGCACCGATGGTGAGTTCGACGGTGTTGCCGAGGCCCTCGCCGATCAGGTCGGCCACCTGGCCGCCGATCGCGTAGCTGGGCCCGAGGTCGCCGGTGAGCAGCCCGCCGAGCCAGTGCAGGTACTGCGCGGGCAGCGGCTGGTCCAGCCCGAGCCGGGCCCGGACGGCCTCGACGGCGGCCGGTCCGGCGTCGGGGCCGGCCAGGCTGCTGGCGGGGTCGCCGGGGATCAGCCGGAGGATGAGGAAGACCAGGAAGGAGGCGAGCACCAGGACGAGCAGCCCCGAGGGCAGCCGTCGGCGCAGGAAGGCGCGCACCGCTCAGCCCGCCAGGTAGGCGTCGTCGAGGTTCAGGTAGTTGAACTTGTTGAGCGTCGCGCCGCGCACCTTGGCGGTGGCCACCTCGACCTCCCCGGCGATCGCCAGGTCGATCACGAACTCCTCGTCCAGCAGGGTGTCGGTGATCCGCTGGTAGAGCGCCTTGGCCTCGGCGCTGTCGCTGTCGGCCCGCTGCCAGGCCTGCTGGACGATCTGGGTGTAGGCGGGGGAGGAGAAGTGCGAGCTGTTCTTCGCCTCGTTGAACGGGTAGGCGCTCACCGCCAGCGTGGCCGGGTGGAGTTGGGCGAAGCCGTGGCTGAGGGTCCAGAGCGCCGGCATGGTCTGCGAGATGAGCTGCTTCTGCATGGTCGGCGAGTCGGTGGGCTGGAGCACGGTCTCGATGCCGACCTGCCGCAGGTCGTACTGGAGGATCTGCGCCACGGCGGTGGCCCCCGGTGTGGCCGAGTGGGCGAACGGCAGGCTGAGCGAGGTGACCCCGGCCTGCTTGAGCAACTCCCGGGCCTTGTCCGGGTTGTGGGAGTAGTGGGTGGCGCCGGCCTCGCTGTAGGCGGGCGAGGACTTGGGCCAGGGGGCGGAGGAGGCCAGCCCGTACCCGCCGAGCGCCTGCTGCACCAGCCGCTCCCGGTCCACGGCCCAGGCGATGGCCTGCCGCACGCGCTTGTCGCCGACCTGGGCGGCGGTCACGTTGACGCCGATGTAGTACCCGCCGGCGCCGGTGTCGTACGGGGTGATCCGGAACTGCGCGTTGTCCTTGAGGGTGGCCACGTCCTTGCCCTGGACGTCGTAGGAGAGGTGGCTCTGCCCGGTGCGCAGCGAGGAGAGCAGCGAGTCGGCCTGCGGGATGATCCGCACCTCGACCCCGTCCAGGTAGGGGCGGCCCGGGTTCCAGTACTGCTCGTTCCGGCTGAAGCTCAGCGAGGCGCCGGGGCTGCGCTTGGTGAAGCGGAACGGCCCGGTGCCGATCAGCTGCTTGCCCGCCACGGCGTCCTCGACGGTGGCCGGGTCGGCGATGATCATGAACTCGAAGAGGTCGAACAAGTTGCTGACCGGGTGGGCGAGTTCGAGGGTCAGCTCGTGGTCGCCGTTCTTCTTGAACCCGGTGATCGCGGCGGCGGTGGAGCGCAACTGGGCCGAGCGGGCCGGGTTCTGGAGGTTCTTCACCGCGAAGATCACGTCGTCGGCGGTGAACGGGCGGCCGGTGTGGTACTTCACGTCCTCGCGGAGCTTGAAGGTCACCGCCTTGCCGTCCGGCGCGAGCTGCCAGGAGCTGGCCAGCTCGGGCTGCGGCTTGAGCTGGTCGTCGTACCGGGTCAGGGTGTTGAACACCAGCCGCTGCACGAGGGTGTTGGCGCTCTGTGCGAAGAGCAGGCTCGGCGTGAAGTCCACCCCGGCCGCCACCGTCAGCGTGCCGCCCCGGCGCGGCGTCCCGATCGTGTCGGCCGCCGCTTTCGTGTTCAGGTCGGTGGCCGACCGGCAGGCCGCCAGCGTCATCAGACCGGCTCCGGCGACTCCGCCGCGCAGCAGGGCGCGCCGGGAGAGGCGGGGGGACGAGGACGGGGTGGACGCAGCCATGACGGCCCTTTCAGGGTGGGTGGGGTGCTGGTTCGTACGGGGGTGCCGGGCGCGGGTGCGGTTCGGTCCTCGCGCCCGGCGAGGGAGCGGTGCGGTGGGTCAGCTGAGCGCGGCCTCGAGCTGCTCGGCGGGCACCAGGCCCGGGACGGCCGGCGGCTCGGTGGGCTCGATCAGGCGGCTCGGGGTGCCGTCCACGCCGACCGGGAGGTCGCCGTCCAGGGTGATCCGGCGGACCAGGCGGGGCTGGTCGCCGTAGTCGTTGACGGCGTAGTGCTGGGTGGCCCGGTTGTCCCAGATCGCCACGTCGCCGACCTGCCAGTCCCAGCGCACGGTGTTCTCCAGCCGCTCCACGTAACGCTGGAACAGCGCGATCAGGGTCTTGCTGTCCTTGCCGGAGAGCCCCACGATCTTCTGCGCGAAGGCGCCGAGCAGCAGGGTCTTCTCCCCGGTCACCGGGTGCACCCGCACCACCGGGTGCTCGGTCTTGAATGCGGTGGAGACGAACACCTTGCGGAACAGCTCGGCCACCTCGGGGTTGTCCGCCAGCTCGGGAGTCAGCGCCAGGCTCGCCGCGTAGTCGTAGTCGTTGGTGTGCACGGCCCGCAGGCTCTCCGCGAGCACCTTCAGCGGCGCCGGCAGGTCCTCGTACGCGGCGGCCGTGTTGGCCCAGACCGTCGAGCCGCCGGCCGCCGGGAGCTCCAGCGCCCGCAGGATCGAGGCCTTCGGGTAGGAGGGCACGAAGGTCACGTCGGTGTGCCAGTTGTTGGCGCGCACGCCCTTGGTGGCGTCCAGCTCGAAGGTGTACCGCCCGTCCGCACTCGGCACGGTGGGGTGCCCCACCGGGTGCCCGAGGAGCCGGGCGAACGCCTCGTGCCCGGCGTCGTCCAGGT from Kitasatospora sp. MMS16-BH015 encodes:
- a CDS encoding ABC transporter ATP-binding protein translates to MTDSTLVSGSPAAEGLSVPKLEVRGLTVEFGGTPVVREAEFELGAGETLGIVGESGSGKSTTALALLRMLPAGGRIAGGEVLLDGADLAGRPEAELREVRGRRIAMVFQDPMSSLNPVLSIGRQLDEALRAHGSHRTKSERAARAIELLDLVGIPDAAGRLRDHPHQFSGGQRQRVMIALALAGDPEVLVADEPTTALDPTVQRQILRLLARINRTAGTALVLISHDLGVIAQTCERLLVMREGRIVERGRTADLLTAPQHPYTKALLAAVPRLETRSAAAANSTPGPEPVLTVTELRKTYGPRRRRTTGLDGVSLTLHPGETLGLVGESGSGKSTLARALVRAHRPDSGEIRLHGKELDRQSSREIQLVFQDPYASLNPRMTVGQIIAEPLIAHGLPDRERRVAELLRQVGLDPAVAARHPRSFSGGQRQRIGIARALAPEPSVLVCDEPVSALDVSVQAQVIELLARLQRELGLALLFIAHDLAVVRQVSHRIAVMHRGRIVETGPADQVVTDPQHPYTAELLAAVPHLPEAPQPPAPQPPAAHHQPTAPHQPAAATPRSTT
- a CDS encoding ABC transporter permease, which translates into the protein MTTLLAPTAAEPRRRNPYLAGLRTGRGLTGLGLVGLVALAGLLAPLLTATDPTAQGPLALAGPSAAHPFGTDDLGRDLFSRVLHGIGTDLLISLTAVPIGALLGCSLALLAATSRWADLAVQRVFDLLLAFPGLILALAVTAVLGPGRWTVVIVIALAEIPGFGRQLRTGLLAQRERDYALAARVGGASRLRVLLRHVLPNAVDPLIVQSAIALSLAVFIEGAMSFLGVGIRPPDPSLGSILSQSMAYLATHPTFPAAPLIAVTALVLGFTLIAEALNRGIRQ
- a CDS encoding ABC transporter permease, translated to MRAFLRRRLPSGLLVLVLASFLVFLILRLIPGDPASSLAGPDAGPAAVEAVRARLGLDQPLPAQYLHWLGGLLTGDLGPSYAIGGQVADLIGEGLGNTVELTIGALVLVVGIGLPLGVAGAVTKRRPVAALVRAVTTAVLAVPPFVTGILLVLVFAVTLGLLPAGGHESILDEPDIGLQYLLLPAVCLALPSAAILARYLKDSLEQALGEDYVRTATALGISRRRIVWRHALPNALPAALTVLGLQIGQLLGGAVLVEAIFAWPGLGQLAEQGVTRRDYPVVQDLLLLLVAAYVAVQLLTDLVHTWLDPRVRWE
- a CDS encoding ABC transporter substrate-binding protein, which codes for MAASTPSSSPRLSRRALLRGGVAGAGLMTLAACRSATDLNTKAAADTIGTPRRGGTLTVAAGVDFTPSLLFAQSANTLVQRLVFNTLTRYDDQLKPQPELASSWQLAPDGKAVTFKLREDVKYHTGRPFTADDVIFAVKNLQNPARSAQLRSTAAAITGFKKNGDHELTLELAHPVSNLFDLFEFMIIADPATVEDAVAGKQLIGTGPFRFTKRSPGASLSFSRNEQYWNPGRPYLDGVEVRIIPQADSLLSSLRTGQSHLSYDVQGKDVATLKDNAQFRITPYDTGAGGYYIGVNVTAAQVGDKRVRQAIAWAVDRERLVQQALGGYGLASSAPWPKSSPAYSEAGATHYSHNPDKARELLKQAGVTSLSLPFAHSATPGATAVAQILQYDLRQVGIETVLQPTDSPTMQKQLISQTMPALWTLSHGFAQLHPATLAVSAYPFNEAKNSSHFSSPAYTQIVQQAWQRADSDSAEAKALYQRITDTLLDEEFVIDLAIAGEVEVATAKVRGATLNKFNYLNLDDAYLAG
- a CDS encoding TauD/TfdA family dioxygenase, which gives rise to MSTITQLRLTPAAGRIGATVHDVRLNGELGPDTVAAIEAALYEHKVLFFRGQGHLDDAGHEAFARLLGHPVGHPTVPSADGRYTFELDATKGVRANNWHTDVTFVPSYPKASILRALELPAAGGSTVWANTAAAYEDLPAPLKVLAESLRAVHTNDYDYAASLALTPELADNPEVAELFRKVFVSTAFKTEHPVVRVHPVTGEKTLLLGAFAQKIVGLSGKDSKTLIALFQRYVERLENTVRWDWQVGDVAIWDNRATQHYAVNDYGDQPRLVRRITLDGDLPVGVDGTPSRLIEPTEPPAVPGLVPAEQLEAALS